In Streptomyces sp. SN-593, a single genomic region encodes these proteins:
- a CDS encoding ATP-binding protein: MLDPLAAVTDAFTSFLFGRVETTRLPVRTSTGQAQAVYLPTAAPGLGDSGVIIGREVYSGKGYIYDPFQLYGQQLPAPHWLVLGESGNGKSALEKTYVMRQLRFKDRQVVVLDAQGEDGVGEWNLIAQALGLTPIRLDPMAALDGGIKLNPLDPAITVTGQLALLRTIIEVALGRGLDERSGFALKVAHTYVAESVTDRQPILDDIVERLRHPVPESAEAMNVDLDDVRAWGLDVALVLDRLVDGDLRGMFDGPTSAGIDLDSPLIVFDLSHIDRNSIAMPILMAIVGVWLEHTWIRPDRKKRIFLVEEAWHIINSPFVAQLFQRLLKFGRRLGLSFVAVVHHLSDVVDGAAAKEAAAILKMASTRTIYAQKADEARATGRVLGLPRWAVEIIPTLTPGIAVWDVNGNVQVVKHLITEAERPLVFTDRAMTESSQDHLAGIEAEAEAEAEARAEAHAAQAALAKHMADDAVA, from the coding sequence ATGCTGGACCCTCTGGCTGCGGTCACCGACGCGTTCACCAGCTTCCTGTTCGGCCGGGTGGAGACCACCCGGCTGCCCGTGCGCACGTCCACCGGCCAGGCGCAGGCGGTGTACCTGCCGACCGCCGCGCCCGGACTGGGCGACTCCGGGGTGATCATCGGCCGCGAGGTGTACTCCGGCAAGGGGTACATCTACGACCCGTTCCAGCTCTACGGCCAGCAGTTGCCGGCCCCGCACTGGCTGGTGCTCGGCGAGTCCGGCAACGGCAAGTCGGCGCTGGAGAAGACCTACGTGATGCGGCAGCTTCGGTTCAAGGACCGCCAGGTCGTGGTGCTCGACGCGCAGGGCGAGGACGGCGTCGGCGAGTGGAACCTGATCGCGCAGGCGCTGGGACTGACCCCGATCCGGCTGGACCCGATGGCCGCGCTGGACGGCGGGATCAAGCTCAACCCGCTGGACCCGGCGATCACCGTCACCGGGCAGCTCGCGCTGCTGCGCACCATCATCGAGGTGGCGCTCGGCCGCGGCCTGGACGAGCGGTCCGGCTTCGCGCTGAAGGTCGCGCACACCTACGTCGCGGAGTCGGTGACGGACCGCCAGCCGATCCTCGACGACATCGTGGAGCGGCTGCGGCACCCGGTGCCGGAGTCCGCCGAGGCGATGAACGTCGACCTGGACGACGTGCGCGCCTGGGGCCTGGACGTGGCGCTGGTGCTGGACCGGCTGGTCGACGGCGACCTGCGCGGGATGTTCGACGGCCCGACGAGCGCGGGCATCGACCTCGACTCGCCGCTGATCGTCTTCGACCTCTCCCACATCGACCGCAACTCGATCGCGATGCCGATCCTGATGGCGATCGTGGGCGTGTGGCTGGAGCACACCTGGATCAGGCCCGACCGGAAGAAACGCATCTTCCTGGTCGAGGAGGCCTGGCACATCATCAACTCCCCGTTCGTCGCCCAGCTCTTCCAGCGGCTGCTGAAGTTCGGCCGGCGCCTCGGCCTGTCCTTCGTGGCGGTGGTGCACCACCTGTCCGACGTGGTGGACGGCGCCGCGGCCAAGGAGGCGGCGGCGATCCTGAAGATGGCCTCCACCCGCACCATCTACGCCCAGAAGGCCGACGAGGCGAGAGCCACCGGCCGGGTGCTGGGCCTGCCGCGCTGGGCGGTGGAGATCATCCCGACCCTCACGCCCGGCATCGCGGTGTGGGACGTCAACGGCAACGTGCAGGTGGTCAAGCACCTGATCACCGAGGCGGAGCGGCCGCTGGTCTTCACCGACCGGGCGATGACGGAGTCCTCGCAGGACCACCTGGCCGGCATCGAGGCCGAGGCGGAGGCGGAGGCCGAGGCCCGCGCGGAGGCGCACGCGGCCCAGGCGGCCCTCGCCAAGCACATGGCAGACGACGCGGTGGCGTGA
- a CDS encoding SCO6880 family protein, with translation MTTQPFTQPRRTYLIGKARPNAIVGKNRETGEIALIIVGAALGMMSGLLIPVLMLRIVGLVGWPVLALAAVYMPYRRRTFYRWFEINRAYRRTLRVAPSYRSSAQEAGTALDGREVEIGPPPGIGRITWLAAPFGPDEIAVLLHVDRRTVTAAIEIEGPGVGLRDSEDQEALVERFGTLLKHVANGDGFVTRLQMLARTLPADPDAHAKDVAQRGEPEAPRWLQDSYDQLQSMVSTSSEQHRAYLVACMHFTRELAAEGNAMARATVHRGTRVDKDGGLAAVMARELNDICARLAEADIRVRQPLGQARLASLVHSMYDPDHPIDHIQAMTRRNAWPAELDATEPTFLQAKTRESSTRAPWHHSTAWVKEWPMTPVGVNFLAPLLVHTPDVIRTVAVCMDLEPTDVAIERMLTEKTNDDAEASRAAKMNRVVDPRDVAHHGRIDQRGEDLASGAAGVNLVGYITVSSRSPEALARDKRTIRASAGKSYLKLEWCDREHHRAFVNTLPFATGIRR, from the coding sequence GTGACGACCCAGCCGTTCACCCAGCCGCGCCGCACGTACCTGATCGGCAAGGCGCGGCCCAACGCCATCGTCGGCAAGAACCGCGAGACCGGCGAGATCGCGCTGATCATCGTCGGGGCGGCGCTGGGCATGATGTCCGGTCTGCTGATCCCGGTGCTGATGCTGCGCATCGTCGGCCTGGTCGGCTGGCCGGTGCTGGCCCTGGCCGCGGTCTACATGCCCTACCGGCGGCGCACGTTCTACCGCTGGTTCGAGATCAACCGGGCCTACCGGCGCACCCTGCGGGTCGCGCCCTCCTACCGCTCGTCGGCGCAGGAGGCGGGCACCGCGCTGGACGGGCGGGAGGTCGAGATCGGCCCGCCGCCGGGGATCGGCCGGATCACCTGGCTGGCCGCGCCCTTCGGGCCGGACGAGATCGCGGTGCTGCTGCACGTGGACCGCCGCACCGTCACCGCGGCGATCGAGATCGAGGGCCCGGGCGTGGGCCTGCGCGACAGCGAGGACCAGGAAGCGCTGGTGGAACGCTTCGGCACCCTGCTGAAGCACGTGGCCAACGGCGACGGCTTCGTGACGCGGCTGCAGATGCTGGCCCGCACGCTGCCGGCCGACCCGGACGCGCACGCCAAGGACGTGGCGCAGCGCGGCGAGCCGGAGGCCCCGCGCTGGCTCCAGGACTCCTACGACCAGCTCCAGTCGATGGTGTCGACCTCCTCCGAGCAGCACCGCGCCTACCTGGTGGCGTGCATGCACTTCACCCGCGAGCTGGCCGCCGAGGGCAACGCGATGGCCCGCGCGACCGTGCACCGCGGCACCCGGGTGGACAAGGACGGCGGCCTGGCCGCGGTGATGGCCCGCGAGCTCAACGACATCTGCGCCCGCCTCGCCGAGGCCGACATCCGCGTCCGCCAGCCGCTCGGCCAGGCCCGGCTGGCGTCGCTGGTGCACTCGATGTACGACCCGGACCATCCCATCGACCACATCCAGGCGATGACCCGCCGCAACGCGTGGCCCGCCGAACTGGACGCCACCGAGCCGACGTTCCTCCAGGCGAAGACCCGGGAGTCGAGCACCCGCGCGCCCTGGCACCACTCCACCGCGTGGGTCAAGGAGTGGCCGATGACGCCGGTGGGCGTCAACTTCCTGGCGCCGCTGCTGGTGCACACCCCGGACGTGATCCGCACCGTCGCGGTCTGCATGGACCTGGAGCCCACCGACGTGGCGATCGAGCGGATGCTGACGGAGAAGACCAACGACGACGCCGAGGCGAGCCGGGCCGCGAAGATGAACCGCGTGGTGGACCCGCGGGACGTCGCCCACCACGGCCGGATCGACCAACGCGGCGAGGACCTGGCCAGCGGCGCGGCCGGGGTGAACCTGGTCGGCTACATCACGGTCTCCTCGCGCTCCCCCGAAGCGCTGGCGCGCGACAAGCGCACGATCCGCGCGTCCGCGGGTAAGTCGTATCTGAAGCTCGAATGGTGCGATCGTGAACACCACCGGGCCTTCGTGAACACGTTGCCGTTCGCTACCGGCATCCGCCGCTAG
- a CDS encoding bifunctional lytic transglycosylase/C40 family peptidase, which produces MRRIWLVVIIALGLCFSFLALLVVGTFSAAAGLTDGANSQAVALAKGSVPAEYQPTVEKWGNLCPSLNPALLAAQLYQESGWNAHAQSGADAQGIAQFIPGTWATHGIDGDGDGKADVWDPQDAIPSAATYDCQLAAYVKDVPGDNTDNMLASYNAGAYAVIQAGGVPPYAETQNYVKTIRTLAESFAAPVARLEPSQQAAGAITYAQSKLGTKYLWGGEGTAAQGGRFDCSGLTQASYRAVGVTLPRVANDQWNAGPHPSRAELLPGDLVFFAYDLSDPRSIHHVGIYVGGGYMIDAPHTGAVIRFDPIDSPDYIGATRVTESGAQALPTASPAS; this is translated from the coding sequence GTGCGCCGGATCTGGCTGGTCGTCATCATCGCGCTGGGCCTGTGCTTCTCGTTCCTCGCGCTGCTCGTCGTGGGCACCTTCTCGGCGGCCGCGGGGCTGACCGACGGGGCGAACAGCCAGGCGGTCGCCCTGGCCAAGGGCTCGGTGCCCGCGGAGTACCAGCCGACCGTCGAGAAGTGGGGCAACCTGTGCCCGTCGCTCAACCCGGCGCTGCTGGCCGCACAGCTCTACCAGGAGAGCGGCTGGAACGCGCACGCGCAGAGCGGCGCCGACGCGCAGGGCATCGCGCAGTTCATCCCGGGCACCTGGGCCACCCACGGCATCGACGGCGACGGCGACGGCAAGGCCGACGTGTGGGACCCGCAGGACGCGATCCCCTCGGCCGCCACCTACGACTGCCAGCTCGCCGCCTATGTGAAGGACGTCCCCGGCGACAACACCGACAACATGCTCGCCTCCTACAACGCCGGCGCCTACGCGGTGATCCAGGCCGGCGGCGTCCCGCCGTACGCCGAGACGCAGAACTACGTGAAGACCATCCGCACGCTCGCCGAGAGCTTCGCGGCGCCGGTCGCGCGGCTGGAGCCCAGCCAGCAGGCCGCGGGCGCGATCACCTACGCCCAGTCGAAGCTCGGCACCAAGTACCTGTGGGGCGGCGAGGGCACGGCCGCGCAGGGCGGCCGGTTCGACTGCTCGGGCCTGACGCAGGCGTCCTACCGCGCGGTCGGGGTGACCCTGCCCCGGGTGGCCAACGACCAGTGGAACGCGGGCCCGCACCCGAGCCGGGCCGAACTGCTTCCCGGCGACCTCGTCTTCTTCGCCTACGACCTGAGCGACCCGCGCTCCATCCACCACGTCGGGATCTACGTCGGCGGCGGGTACATGATCGACGCGCCGCACACCGGCGCGGTGATCCGGTTCGACCCGATCGACTCGCCCGACTACATCGGGGCCACCCGGGTCACCGAGAGCGGGGCGCAGGCGCTGCCCACCGCGTCGCCCGCGTCCTGA
- a CDS encoding TetR family transcriptional regulator, with protein sequence MAPAEEPGLRERKKRETRVALSQAAIRLCVLHGWPNVTVDRIAAEANVSVRTFRNYFSGKAEAIAASHVERMHRVADELLARPAGEPLWDALLHAVLSQFAPPEGAAPQEERWREGVRLMLAEPALAGEIVKANAAAQQELVAAVARRTGTDPERDVYPKLVAAVVAAGSATAVEHGLRAPEPVPLGAVLTEVFDRLAAGLPVP encoded by the coding sequence ATGGCACCCGCAGAGGAACCCGGCCTGCGTGAACGCAAGAAGCGGGAGACCCGCGTCGCGCTGAGCCAGGCGGCGATCCGCCTGTGCGTCCTGCACGGCTGGCCGAACGTGACGGTGGACCGGATCGCCGCGGAGGCGAACGTCTCCGTCCGCACGTTCCGCAACTACTTCTCCGGCAAGGCGGAGGCGATCGCGGCCAGCCACGTGGAGCGCATGCACCGCGTCGCGGACGAGCTGCTGGCCCGCCCGGCCGGCGAACCCCTGTGGGACGCGCTGCTCCACGCCGTGCTGAGCCAGTTCGCCCCGCCGGAGGGCGCGGCGCCGCAGGAGGAGCGCTGGCGCGAGGGGGTGCGGCTGATGCTCGCCGAACCCGCGCTCGCCGGCGAGATCGTGAAGGCCAACGCGGCGGCCCAGCAGGAGCTGGTGGCAGCCGTCGCGCGACGCACCGGGACGGACCCCGAGCGCGACGTGTACCCGAAGCTGGTCGCGGCCGTGGTGGCCGCCGGCAGCGCGACGGCCGTCGAACACGGCCTGCGCGCGCCCGAACCCGTACCGCTCGGCGCGGTCCTGACCGAGGTCTTCGACCGGTTGGCCGCCGGCCTGCCGGTCCCGTAG
- a CDS encoding hydroxyacid dehydrogenase, with translation MAERPKLVLAMRPDILDLVLPAPLRARLDALADVHPDLVTDLADPGAARALADARLLLTGWGCPVLDAEALDRMPRLAAAVHAAGSVRHHATPAVWARGIAVSSAADANAAPVVEYTMATIWLASHRALGTAAAYVTGREPVFHLRQGADGATVGVIGASRIGRGVIGRLVGAAAGFQVLLADPYVGAAEADALGATLVGLDDLCRRSDIVTVHAPDLPETRHLLDADRLALLRDGAAVINSARGRLVDTDALARECGTGRIDAYLDVTEPEPLPAGHPLLLLRNVLVTPHIAGCQGSEVQRLGGYAVDEVERWITGQPLRGRVQAADLARIA, from the coding sequence ATGGCGGAGCGGCCGAAGCTGGTACTGGCGATGCGGCCCGACATCCTGGACCTGGTCCTGCCCGCCCCGCTGCGCGCCCGGCTCGACGCGCTCGCCGACGTCCACCCGGACCTGGTCACCGACCTCGCCGACCCGGGCGCCGCCCGCGCGCTCGCCGACGCCCGGCTGCTGCTGACCGGGTGGGGCTGCCCGGTGCTCGACGCCGAGGCCCTTGACCGCATGCCCCGGCTGGCCGCCGCCGTCCACGCGGCCGGCAGCGTGCGCCACCACGCCACCCCGGCGGTATGGGCGCGCGGCATCGCCGTCTCCTCGGCCGCCGACGCCAACGCGGCGCCGGTCGTCGAGTACACCATGGCCACGATCTGGCTCGCCTCCCACCGCGCGCTCGGCACCGCCGCGGCGTACGTCACCGGGCGCGAGCCCGTCTTCCACCTGCGGCAGGGGGCCGACGGCGCGACCGTCGGCGTGATCGGCGCCTCCCGGATCGGACGGGGCGTCATCGGCCGCCTCGTCGGCGCCGCGGCGGGCTTCCAAGTGCTGCTGGCCGACCCCTACGTCGGCGCGGCGGAGGCGGACGCCCTCGGGGCCACCCTCGTCGGCCTCGACGACCTGTGCCGGCGCAGCGACATCGTCACCGTGCACGCCCCCGACCTGCCCGAGACGCGGCACCTGCTCGACGCGGACCGGCTCGCCCTGCTGCGGGACGGCGCGGCCGTCATCAACAGCGCGCGGGGCCGGCTCGTGGACACCGACGCCCTCGCCCGCGAGTGCGGGACCGGGCGGATCGACGCCTACCTCGATGTCACCGAACCCGAGCCGCTCCCCGCCGGGCACCCGCTGCTGCTCCTGCGGAACGTCCTGGTCACCCCGCACATCGCGGGATGCCAGGGCAGCGAGGTCCAACGGCTCGGCGGCTACGCGGTCGACGAGGTCGAGCGGTGGATCACCGGGCAGCCGCTGCGCGGCAGGGTGCAGGCGGCGGACCTCGCGCGGATAGCGTGA
- a CDS encoding FAD-dependent monooxygenase, with protein MTTVTADVIIVGGGPNGLMLACELALSGIRPTVLERLPRPGTEPKANGLLGQVVRLADHRGLHEPLSGSPEPPRPNSAYFMFAAMALDLGLLDASPVYGLAVPQQRVVQVLEERAHALGVDLRRDHRVTSVAQDGEAVTLDVTGPGGDRRLRARYVVGADGAHSVVRKLSGIGFPGVSYDHRTNRTAHVTLPAGRVDPADGSLTVPGHPPIRPFLPHRTEHGGFSYAPFPGQPPLVSTTEWDQPAADGPMTLAEMETSVRRVLGADLPLAPPDGPGPHVLRRVDGGNTRVADRFRDRRVFLVGDAAHVYTSGGGPGLNLGLQDAANLGWKLAAALRGAAPAGLLDSYDAERRQAARRMVLNAEAQSALTAPGSDTTALRELFTELLTRKQVVQHLADLTAGTDVRYAMGLSDPHPAVGYFAPELTLLTATGPTRLADLARTGRPLLIDLTADHVLAAALGDAPAGVDLVTAEEAVPSGDVTGLLVRPDGYTAWACSSPAPSADDLAALRASLDRWFTAPAPGRMDLAGRTADAG; from the coding sequence ATGACGACCGTGACCGCCGATGTGATCATCGTGGGGGGCGGACCGAACGGTCTGATGCTCGCCTGTGAGCTGGCCCTGTCCGGCATCCGCCCGACCGTGCTGGAACGACTGCCGCGCCCCGGCACGGAACCGAAGGCCAACGGCCTGCTCGGCCAGGTGGTGCGCCTGGCCGACCACCGCGGCCTGCACGAACCGCTCAGCGGCAGCCCGGAACCTCCGCGGCCGAACTCCGCGTACTTCATGTTCGCCGCGATGGCCCTCGACCTCGGACTGCTGGACGCCAGCCCGGTATACGGCTTGGCCGTCCCGCAGCAGCGCGTCGTCCAGGTACTGGAGGAGCGCGCCCACGCACTCGGCGTCGACCTGCGGCGCGACCACCGGGTCACCTCCGTCGCCCAGGACGGGGAGGCGGTCACCCTCGACGTCACCGGGCCCGGCGGCGACCGGCGGCTCCGCGCCCGGTACGTGGTCGGCGCCGACGGCGCGCACAGCGTCGTCCGCAAGCTCTCCGGGATCGGCTTCCCCGGCGTCAGCTACGACCACCGCACCAACCGGACCGCCCACGTCACCCTCCCGGCCGGGCGGGTCGACCCGGCCGACGGCTCTCTCACCGTCCCCGGGCACCCCCCGATCCGGCCCTTCCTGCCGCACCGCACCGAGCACGGCGGCTTCTCCTACGCGCCCTTCCCCGGCCAGCCGCCCCTGGTCAGCACCACGGAGTGGGACCAGCCCGCCGCGGACGGACCGATGACCCTGGCCGAGATGGAGACGAGCGTCCGCCGCGTCCTCGGCGCCGACCTGCCGCTCGCCCCGCCGGACGGCCCCGGCCCGCACGTGCTGCGCCGGGTGGACGGCGGCAACACCCGCGTCGCCGACCGGTTCCGCGACCGCCGCGTCTTCCTCGTCGGCGACGCGGCCCACGTCTACACCTCCGGCGGCGGCCCCGGGCTCAACCTCGGCCTCCAGGACGCGGCCAACCTCGGCTGGAAGCTCGCCGCCGCGCTGCGCGGCGCCGCCCCCGCCGGCCTGCTCGACAGCTACGACGCCGAGCGCCGCCAGGCCGCCCGCCGCATGGTGCTGAACGCCGAGGCGCAGTCCGCCCTCACCGCGCCCGGCAGCGACACCACCGCGCTGCGGGAGCTCTTCACCGAACTGCTCACCCGCAAGCAGGTCGTCCAGCACCTCGCCGACCTCACCGCCGGCACCGACGTCCGCTACGCCATGGGGCTGTCCGACCCGCACCCCGCGGTCGGGTACTTCGCGCCGGAGCTGACGCTGCTCACCGCCACGGGCCCCACGCGGCTCGCCGACCTCGCGCGTACCGGGCGGCCGTTGCTGATCGATCTGACGGCGGACCACGTACTGGCGGCCGCTCTGGGGGACGCACCGGCCGGCGTCGACCTCGTCACCGCGGAGGAAGCCGTGCCGTCCGGCGACGTCACCGGGCTCCTCGTCCGCCCCGACGGCTACACGGCCTGGGCCTGCTCCTCCCCCGCTCCGAGCGCCGACGACCTCGCCGCCCTGCGCGCGTCCCTCGACCGCTGGTTCACCGCCCCGGCTCCCGGCCGGATGGACCTGGCCGGCAGGACGGCTGACGCGGGCTGA
- a CDS encoding type IV secretory system conjugative DNA transfer family protein, giving the protein MAARRKENAGGLPDGLIVGVIGLLLGVTLLVWTATGIAGILAHGGWPQGAHFTRTPRAMRHLVTQPHDMAAAWPQVPRGRLPGAQLFWWVFAAQIAALIAFFVWLLNAVARLRGTRPQRTRAPRRPAKAAREQEAAEDEARDADGFGYGGGDEAGDTDPAGAEAGPGRTDPAEVPAPRRRTAPPSYARSGDESLDAWFRTVPRAVPPGPPGAPAAEDAPTTQLPPVHAGDLVPAGAPAPAAPPAPVPAAAPPAALADGELTRTYALFAEPRGDKSKRVVQPAVLAAAGPVVVTTADTDTYHQTAGNRAKLGPVHVFDPAHLVDVPGRLRWAPHGGCERPDTARVRAAALLAPLRTARADEAIVHDAAVTLLRCWLHAAAVDGRPFRQVQRWSAGGASAGEAVRVLRSDRAAASGWSGELESVLHAHPERRDAAQALIRRALEPLNSVHVRDACTPAKSGGLDLESFTAERGTLYVVGERIEDPRSHPGAMPLLTALVSSVVEHGRRMAGRSPAGRLDPPMTFVLDDVAALAPVPELPVLLAEGHAAGLPTLAVLRSPEQGTAHWRSPLWRQADMRLALGDATADALPPAVPDAVRIR; this is encoded by the coding sequence ATGGCGGCGCGCAGGAAGGAGAACGCGGGGGGCCTGCCCGACGGACTGATCGTCGGGGTCATCGGCCTCCTGCTCGGCGTCACCCTGCTGGTGTGGACGGCGACCGGGATCGCCGGGATCCTCGCGCACGGCGGCTGGCCCCAGGGCGCGCACTTCACCCGCACCCCGCGGGCCATGCGCCACCTGGTGACCCAGCCGCACGACATGGCCGCGGCGTGGCCGCAGGTGCCGCGGGGCCGGCTGCCGGGGGCACAGTTGTTCTGGTGGGTGTTCGCCGCGCAGATCGCGGCGCTGATCGCCTTCTTCGTGTGGCTGCTGAACGCGGTGGCACGGCTGCGCGGCACGCGCCCGCAGCGCACCCGGGCACCACGCCGCCCCGCGAAGGCCGCCCGGGAGCAGGAGGCCGCCGAGGACGAGGCCCGGGACGCGGACGGGTTCGGGTACGGCGGCGGGGACGAGGCCGGCGACACCGACCCGGCCGGGGCGGAGGCCGGCCCGGGCCGCACGGATCCCGCGGAGGTGCCCGCGCCGCGCCGCCGCACCGCCCCGCCGTCCTACGCCCGCTCCGGCGACGAGAGCCTGGACGCCTGGTTCCGTACGGTGCCGCGCGCGGTGCCGCCCGGGCCGCCCGGCGCCCCCGCCGCCGAGGACGCGCCGACCACGCAGCTCCCCCCGGTGCACGCCGGGGACCTGGTGCCCGCGGGCGCGCCCGCCCCCGCGGCGCCCCCGGCGCCGGTTCCGGCCGCCGCCCCGCCGGCCGCGCTCGCCGACGGCGAACTGACCCGGACCTACGCGCTGTTCGCGGAGCCGCGCGGGGACAAGTCCAAGCGGGTGGTGCAGCCGGCCGTGCTGGCCGCCGCAGGGCCGGTGGTGGTGACCACCGCGGACACCGACACGTACCACCAGACGGCCGGGAACCGGGCGAAGCTCGGGCCGGTGCACGTCTTCGACCCGGCCCACCTGGTGGACGTGCCCGGGCGGTTGCGGTGGGCGCCACACGGCGGGTGCGAGCGCCCGGACACCGCCCGCGTACGCGCGGCCGCGCTGCTCGCGCCGCTGCGCACCGCCCGCGCCGACGAGGCGATCGTCCACGACGCGGCGGTGACGCTGCTGCGCTGCTGGCTGCACGCGGCCGCCGTGGACGGGCGGCCGTTCCGGCAGGTGCAGCGGTGGTCGGCGGGCGGCGCGAGCGCCGGCGAGGCGGTACGGGTGCTGCGCAGCGACCGCGCCGCCGCGTCCGGCTGGAGCGGCGAGCTGGAGTCGGTGCTGCACGCCCACCCCGAACGCCGCGACGCCGCCCAGGCGTTGATCCGGCGCGCCCTCGAACCGCTCAACTCGGTGCACGTCCGGGACGCCTGCACGCCCGCCAAGTCCGGGGGGCTCGACCTGGAGTCATTCACCGCCGAACGGGGAACGCTCTATGTGGTGGGCGAACGGATCGAGGACCCGCGCTCCCATCCGGGTGCGATGCCCCTGCTGACCGCACTCGTCTCCAGCGTGGTCGAGCACGGCCGGCGCATGGCCGGAAGGTCACCCGCCGGTCGGCTCGACCCACCAATGACGTTCGTCCTCGACGACGTGGCGGCGCTCGCCCCCGTCCCCGAGCTGCCCGTGCTCCTCGCCGAGGGCCACGCCGCCGGGCTGCCGACCCTCGCGGTGCTGCGCTCCCCCGAGCAGGGCACGGCCCACTGGCGGTCGCCGCTGTGGCGGCAGGCGGACATGCGGCTGGCACTCGGGGACGCCACCGCCGACGCGCTCCCGCCGGCCGTCCCGGACGCGGTCCGCATCCGCTGA
- a CDS encoding GNAT family N-acetyltransferase produces the protein MEYEIRPVLPAEWRRSRDLRLASLRDPVAPLAFARTYAEESVLGDDRWQQRASGVGSQQFVAVGKGVAGADGGAPVEERWVGMAVVVEERPGYFCVNAVYLVPEARGLGVADRLLAVALDWGWQRADRLHLWVHEKNPRAEAFYRRLGFGRTGRTMRSPVDVSYTEYELALDRP, from the coding sequence ATGGAGTACGAGATACGGCCGGTACTGCCGGCCGAGTGGCGGCGGAGCAGGGACCTGCGGTTGGCGTCGCTCCGGGATCCGGTCGCTCCGCTGGCGTTCGCGAGGACGTACGCGGAGGAGTCGGTCCTGGGCGACGACCGGTGGCAGCAGCGGGCGTCGGGAGTCGGCTCGCAGCAGTTCGTCGCGGTGGGCAAGGGAGTTGCGGGGGCCGACGGTGGCGCGCCCGTCGAGGAGCGCTGGGTCGGGATGGCGGTGGTGGTCGAGGAGCGGCCCGGCTACTTCTGCGTCAACGCCGTCTACCTGGTGCCCGAGGCCCGCGGCCTCGGTGTGGCCGACCGGCTGCTCGCCGTCGCCCTGGACTGGGGGTGGCAGCGGGCCGACCGGCTCCACCTCTGGGTGCACGAGAAGAACCCGCGGGCCGAGGCGTTCTACCGGCGGCTCGGCTTCGGGCGGACCGGCAGGACGATGCGCTCGCCCGTCGACGTCTCCTACACCGAGTACGAGTTGGCGCTCGACCGTCCCTGA
- a CDS encoding LacI family DNA-binding transcriptional regulator yields MAERSSGPSAGASAGAGPGAASGGRQGAAGRGSGRSTIRDVADRAGVSVATVSRVLAGNYPTSAAARAKVLRAVKDLDYVIDGRARALAGTGPKTIAVIVSSVDSAFYTGIAQGVEQEAAARGRLCLVCSHGGDEARELALVQMMREQRAEFVVLVGGVVEDEGYRARLARYAQGLAAAGSRLVLCGRSAPGPDMPVLVVEYDNEAGAYAVVSHLLAAGHRDILFLGALPGHSTIEQRVGGYRRALADHGAGRAAERIARVRLGRADGHAVMRQILADCDGRPEFTAVFAGDDHVAAGAMAALREFGLHTPRDVSVVGYNNDGLAQDLNPPLTTVNIPSYELGRESVRLALAEKAVRGAGGGPYAPAQSRHLLGTHLVLRESVGPPRPRG; encoded by the coding sequence ATGGCGGAGCGTTCATCAGGGCCGAGTGCGGGTGCGAGTGCGGGTGCGGGACCGGGTGCGGCGTCCGGCGGGCGGCAGGGCGCGGCGGGCCGCGGCAGCGGCAGGAGCACGATCCGGGACGTCGCCGACCGCGCGGGCGTGTCCGTCGCCACCGTCTCCCGGGTGCTGGCCGGGAACTACCCCACGTCGGCCGCGGCCCGCGCGAAGGTGCTGCGGGCGGTGAAGGACCTCGACTACGTCATCGACGGCCGGGCCCGGGCCCTGGCCGGCACCGGCCCGAAGACCATCGCGGTGATCGTCTCCTCGGTGGACAGCGCGTTCTACACCGGCATCGCGCAGGGGGTGGAGCAGGAGGCCGCCGCCCGGGGCCGGCTGTGCCTGGTGTGCAGCCACGGCGGCGACGAGGCGCGCGAGCTGGCGCTGGTGCAGATGATGCGCGAGCAGCGCGCGGAGTTCGTGGTGCTGGTCGGCGGTGTGGTCGAGGACGAGGGCTACCGGGCCCGGCTGGCGCGGTACGCACAGGGTCTGGCCGCGGCCGGCTCCCGGCTGGTGCTGTGCGGGCGGTCGGCCCCGGGCCCCGACATGCCGGTGCTGGTCGTCGAGTACGACAACGAGGCCGGCGCGTACGCGGTGGTGAGCCACCTGCTGGCGGCCGGGCACCGCGACATCCTCTTCCTGGGCGCGCTGCCGGGCCACTCCACCATCGAGCAGCGGGTCGGCGGCTACCGCAGGGCACTCGCCGACCACGGCGCCGGCCGGGCCGCGGAACGGATCGCCCGGGTGCGCCTGGGACGGGCCGACGGCCACGCGGTGATGCGGCAGATCCTCGCCGACTGCGACGGGCGCCCGGAGTTCACCGCCGTCTTCGCCGGTGACGACCACGTCGCGGCGGGTGCGATGGCGGCCCTGCGCGAGTTCGGCCTGCACACCCCGCGGGACGTCTCCGTGGTCGGCTACAACAACGACGGCCTCGCCCAGGACCTCAACCCGCCGCTGACCACGGTCAACATCCCGTCGTACGAACTGGGCCGGGAGTCGGTGCGGTTGGCGCTCGCCGAGAAGGCGGTCCGCGGCGCGGGCGGCGGGCCGTACGCGCCCGCGCAGAGCCGCCACCTGCTCGGCACGCACCTGGTGCTGCGCGAGTCGGTGGGCCCGCCCCGGCCGCGGGGCTGA